Proteins encoded within one genomic window of Hermetia illucens chromosome 2, iHerIll2.2.curated.20191125, whole genome shotgun sequence:
- the LOC119649919 gene encoding cilia- and flagella-associated protein 157 translates to MAGKKKGKKKEKKTGEAADKLAAVDRTFYELTITDLNNKLARLRSHNSKLEEVNDELNEKLRKLEEDRTDITAYLDRNLAEKRDVIREMSEQLVELSKVREQEAKEAAEKIRDWEQRHKATHEQLSSEIKLLNGKLNSLEEFRIQKDELLARFDQQEKKLREQQNTHKDVIYEMERKVIIDKAQLKKEVQRRLYKLSDEFHRSGEIRMAAYTQRLMRENIALNNEMDKMIASQYAMEENHRNIQRRSELMKYEYVNQESIRERLVKTCQTQLKTIQIMTAEFDALKAKYGKARQYKKLYEETLKRDACERFKISDMEKRLTILKQRLDTLKHEKATLLQLHEANEAEVIRLQNIIKHIKFTVQSGILSESDENQCEAYRKAQRQGLLSEIIQIITTLSDASKVPSLATVSSVSSRYRTGSAGLLPRSASLLQLFKREARKIVTSELVTPELSYKSSEGKIIPSPRKLETATLFDVESGTTYIVSSVHPEGEEEAHEDELENEEIVYTSSSGQSQATQP, encoded by the coding sequence ATGGCaggaaagaaaaaaggaaagaaaaaggagaagaaaacaGGCGAAGCTGCCGATAAATTGGCAGCCGTCGATAGGACCTTCTATGAACTGACTATAACAGATCTCAACAACAAGCTTGCTCGTCTTCGCTCCCACAATAGTAAACTAGAGGAAGTAAACGATGAATTGAACGAGAAACTTCGAAAGCTGGAAGAGGACAGAACAGATATCACGGCctacctggaccgaaatctagcTGAGAAGAGGGACGTTATCCGTGAGATGAGCGAGCAGCTTGTGGAGCTCTCCAAAGTGCGTGAACAGGAAGCTAAAGAGGCAGCCGAAAAAATCAGGGATTGGGAACAACGCCATAAAGCCACACACGAACAGCTTTCGTCTGAGATTAAACTCCTCAACGGTAAGCTCAACTCTCTAGAAGAATTTCGGATTCAGAAGGACGAATTGCTCGCAAGGTTTGACCAACAGGAAAAGAAACTTCGGGAACAGCAAAACACTCACAAAGATGTTATTTATGAAATGGAGCGAAAAGTAATTATCGATAAAGCACAGCTGAAAAAAGAGGTCCAGAGGAGGTTATATAAACTTTCCGATGAGTTTCACAGGTCTGGTGAAATAAGAATGGCAGCGTACACACAAAGGCTAATGAGAGAGAATATTGCACTAAACAACGAGATGGATAAAATGATTGCCTCGCAATATGCCATGGAAGAAAACCACAGGAATATTCAACGAAGGAGCGAGCTAATGAAATACGAGTATGTTAACCAGGAGTCGATAAGGGAGCGATTGGTAAAAACCTGTCAAACTCAGCTGAAAACCATTCAAATCATGACTGCAGAATTCGATGCCCTCAAAGCTAAATACGGCAAAGCGAGACAATACAAAAAGCTATACGAGGAAACCTTGAAACGCGATGCCTGTGAACGCTTCAAGATAAGTGACATGGAAAAGCGATTGACGATCCTCAAGCAGCGTCTCGATACACTGAAGCACGAGAAGGCCACTCTCCTTCAGCTTCATGAAGCGAATGAAGCGGAGGTTATTCGACTTCAAAATATAATCAAACACATTAAATTCACTGTCCAGTCTGGGATACTCAGTGAAAGCGATGAAAACCAGTGCGAAGCATACCGTAAAGCTCAACGCCAAGGGCTGCTTTCGGAAATCATTCAAATCATTACAACCTTATCTGATGCCTCGAAAGTTCCATCCTTAGCTACCGTTAGCAGTGTAAGTTCCAGATATCGAACTGGATCAGCCGGTCTGCTACCCCGTTCTGCATCTCTTCTTCAACTTTTCAAACGGGAAGCCCGCAAAATCGTGACATCTGAGTTAGTAACTCCAGAGCTTAGCTATAAGTCGAGTGAGGGTAAAATCATACCATCGCCGCGAAAGTTGGAAACTGCAACTCTATTCGATGTCGAATCTGGAACCACATATATTGTTTCGTCTGTGCATCCAGAAGGTGAGGAGGAAGCACATGAAGACGAGCTTGAAAATGAGGAAATAGTGTACACTAGCTCTTCTGGTCAATCACAAGCTACACAACcttaa